The Phaenicophaeus curvirostris isolate KB17595 chromosome 25, BPBGC_Pcur_1.0, whole genome shotgun sequence genome has a segment encoding these proteins:
- the SNX19 gene encoding sorting nexin-19 isoform X2 — protein MPAQGPSGAQRALLVLVAVLGWLLALQLLLDLRVLGLLCGALAVLGGWLGPHALSIPGRRLRLERFITSLRPPPHCPAAEGQLEREIANTIRKVVRDFVASWYRTVSSEPAFEAEVEKAMTGLATELRQRMARIDRQALARRLLLLCGHHLQSYLQAREALRGDPEGGQALWREYSRLAGPHPALHSPTAEVAYARAAVETLLRALVPQPHLETRTGRFVVVELVTCNVLLPAIRKMADPDWINLLLIGAFSKKSRREEPPSAPPVPDFLPFPVQLGTAPAMLPLSPRVTEVPRREAGAAGEEGEDPVSRLCHAEEQLLCPRALGSLFSEGLELESPGPDVGKDTDLLAPSPMGEFLDEPLQDTCTVLEGPATSENGVGDLEEGIPISSNAGLLSTSAFVPSSCPDIQIDPAVEKEEESPTVLRKSSSQRPCSLGKDLGAAEGPPQSPPDPGQALPLLSSSPTASISTFSFEPLSSPDGPVVIQNLRITGTITAREHSGTGFHPYTLYTVKYETALEGEGAGSLQQMAYHTVNRRYREFLNLQTRLEEKQELRKFLKNIKGPKKLFPDLPFGNMDSDKVEARKSLLESFLKQLCAVPEIANSEEVQEFLALNTDARIAFVKKPFVVSRIDKIVVNAIVDTLKTAFPRSEPQSPTEDLSESEVDGKSQTDGKKANKSRLRFSSSKIAPVLSVNEAHDRIVYSIREGSTGSGTLSLAAMESFIQKQEKLLEAVPSKAPEGEGGRETKESSVQDDMDRLDASEQGTHLDTDSDSETALADLALDVLHLLLMDHWSWLCTDNIQKVLHLLFGTLIQRWLEVQVANLTCTQRWVQYLQLLQESIWPGGVLPAVPKPARTEEQKKAAAEQALQSLMGVLPNVIQEMLGTGKCWMSWKLVLESLGQPVINRHLVFCLLDILLEFLVLKGSSDGLKTTAVTPSASTGLDRAVISAH, from the exons ATGCCAGCCCAGGGACCCTCAGGAGCCCAGCGGGCACTGCTGGTGCTGGTGGCCGTGCTGGGCTGGCTGCtggccctgcagctgctgctcgaCCTGCGGGTGTTGGGGCTGCTTTGCGGGGCACTGGCCGTGCTGGGTGGGTGGCTGGGCCCCCACGCTCTCAGCATTCCCGGCCGACGGCTGCGCTTGGAACGCTTCATCACCTCCCTGCGGCCCCCACCTCACTGTCCGGCAGCCGAGGGGCAGCTGGAGAGGGAGATCGCCAACACCATCCGGAAAGTGGTGCGGGACTTCGTCGCCTCCTGGTACCGCACTGTCTCCAGCGAACCAGCCTTCGAAGCCGAGGTGGAGAAGGCCATGACGGGCCTGGCCACCGAGCTGAGGCAGCGGATGGCGCGAATCGACCGCCAAGCCCTggcccgccgcctcctccttctctgtgGCCACCATTTGCAGAGCTACCTGCAGGCCCGTGAGGCCCTGAGAGGTGACCCGGAGGGCGGCCAGGCCCTGTGGCGAGAGTACAGCCGGCTGGCAGGGCCCCACCCTGCCCTCCACAGCCCGACAGCTGAGGTTGCCTATGCCCGGGCTGCTGTGGAGACGCTGCTGCGGGCACTGGTGCCTCAGCCCCACCTGGAGACGCGGACAGGACGCTTCGTGGTGGTGGAGCTGGTCACCTGCAATGTTCTGCTGCCGGCCATCAGGAAGATGGCTGATCCTGACTGGATCAACCTGCTGCTCATCGGAGCTTTCTCCAAGAAGTCCCGGAGAGAGGAGCCACCCTCTGCCCCCCCGGTGCCTGATTTCTTGCCCTTCCCGGTGCAGTTGGGCACCGCCCCTGCCATGCTGCCCCTCTCCCCGCGGGTCACAGAGGTGCCCAGGCGAGAGGCAGGGGCGGCTGGCGAGGAGGGAGAGGATCCAGTGAGCAGGTTATGCCATGCAGAGGAGCAGTTGCTCTGCCCGCGAGCCCTGGGTTCCCTCTTCTCTGAGGGTTTGGAGCTGGAGTCCCCTGGGCCAGATGTAGGCAAGGACACTGACCTACTGGCACCATCGCCTATGGGGGAGTTCCTTGATGAACCTCTCCAGGACACCTGCACTGTACTGGAGGGACCGGCCACTTCAGAGAATGGCGTGGGGGACCTGGAGGAGGGCATTCCCATCAGCTCAAATGCTGGACTTCTTTCCACCTCTGCTTTTGTGCCGAGCTCCTGCCCCGACATCCAGATTGACCCAGCAgttgagaaggaagaggaaagcccAACTGTCCTCCGGAAATCCTCGTCGCAGAGACCCTGCAGCTTGGGGAAGGATCTAGGTGCCGCAGAGGGCCCGCCACaaagtcccccagacccagGGCAGGCTCTGCCCCTGCTCTCATCCTCCCCAACGGCTTCTATCAGCACATTCAGCTTTGAGCCCCTCAGCAGCCCTGACGGGCCGGTCGTCATCCAGAACCTGCGGATAACCGGGACCATCACTGCCCGAGAGCACAGCGGGACCGGCTTCCACCCCTACACCCTGTACACCGTCAAG TATGAGACAGCCCTGGAAGGTGAGGGCGCAGGCAGCCTTCAGCAAATGGCTTACCATACCGTGAACCGCCGGTACCGAGAGTTCCTCAACCTGCAGACCAGActggaggagaaacaggagCTCCGCAAGTTCCTGAAAA ATATCAAAGGCCCGAAGAAACTGTTCCCAGATCTCCCATTTGGAAATATGGACAGTGATAAAGTGGAAGCCAGAAAGAGCCTGCTAGAATCTTTCTTGAAG CAATTATGTGCAGTCCCTGAGATTGCAAACAGCGAGGAGGTGCAGGAGTTCCTCGCCCTGAACACTGACGCCAGGATTGCATTTGTCAAGAAGCCCTTTGTTGTCTCCAGGATAGATAAG ATCGTTGTCAATGCCATTGTGGACACCTTGAAGACCGCGTTCCCCAGGTCAGAGCCCCAGAGCCCCACGGAGGATCTTAGCGAGTCTGAAGTGGATGGGAAATCTCAGACAGATGGGAAGAAGGCGAACAA GTCCAGGCTGAGATTCTCATCCAGTAAAATTGCTCCAGTGCTGAGTGTGAATGAAGCCCATGACAGGATCGTGTACTCTATCAGGGAGGGCAGCACT GGTTCTGGCACCCTGTCGCTGGCTGCTATGGAGTCCTTCATCCAGAAGcaagagaagctgctggaggcagTCCCCAGCAAAGCTCCCGAAGGTGAGGGAGGCAGAGAAACTAAGGAAAGCTCCGTGCAGGACGatatggacaggctggatgCATCGGAGCAGGGGACGCATCTGGACACGGACTCTG ACTCTGAGACGGCTTTGGCTGACTTGGCCCTGGACGTGCTTCATCTGCTGCTGATGGATCATTGGAGCTGGTTGTGCACGGACAACATCCAGAAGGTCTTGCACCTGCTCTTTGGGACCCTCATTCAAAG GTGGCTGGAAGTCCAAGTGGCCAACCTGACCTGCACCCAGCGTTGGGTCCAGTACCTCCAATTGCTACAGGAATCCATCTGGCCTGGAGGAGTTTTACCAGCAGTGCCTAAACCAGCCAGGacagaggaacagaagaaagcagcagcagagcaggccCTGCAGAGCCTGATGGGCGTCTTGCCTA ATGTGATCCAAGAAATGCTTGGAACCGGTAAATGCTGGATGAGCTGGAAGCTGGTACTGGAGTCCCTGGGCCAGCCTGTGATAAACAG GCACCTGGTTTTCTGCCTCTTGGACATTCTACTGGAGTTCTTGGTTCTGAAGGGCTCCAGCGATGGGCTTAAGACCACAGCTGTCACGCCGTCTGCCTCTACTGGCCTGGACAGAGCAGTAATTTCAGCACATTAA
- the SNX19 gene encoding sorting nexin-19 isoform X1, giving the protein MPAQGPSGAQRALLVLVAVLGWLLALQLLLDLRVLGLLCGALAVLGGWLGPHALSIPGRRLRLERFITSLRPPPHCPAAEGQLEREIANTIRKVVRDFVASWYRTVSSEPAFEAEVEKAMTGLATELRQRMARIDRQALARRLLLLCGHHLQSYLQAREALRGDPEGGQALWREYSRLAGPHPALHSPTAEVAYARAAVETLLRALVPQPHLETRTGRFVVVELVTCNVLLPAIRKMADPDWINLLLIGAFSKKSRREEPPSAPPVPDFLPFPVQLGTAPAMLPLSPRVTEVPRREAGAAGEEGEDPVSRLCHAEEQLLCPRALGSLFSEGLELESPGPDVGKDTDLLAPSPMGEFLDEPLQDTCTVLEGPATSENGVGDLEEGIPISSNAGLLSTSAFVPSSCPDIQIDPAVEKEEESPTVLRKSSSQRPCSLGKDLGAAEGPPQSPPDPGQALPLLSSSPTASISTFSFEPLSSPDGPVVIQNLRITGTITAREHSGTGFHPYTLYTVKYETALEGEGAGSLQQMAYHTVNRRYREFLNLQTRLEEKQELRKFLKNIKGPKKLFPDLPFGNMDSDKVEARKSLLESFLKQLCAVPEIANSEEVQEFLALNTDARIAFVKKPFVVSRIDKIVVNAIVDTLKTAFPRSEPQSPTEDLSESEVDGKSQTDGKKANKSRLRFSSSKIAPVLSVNEAHDRIVYSIREGSTGSGTLSLAAMESFIQKQEKLLEAVPSKAPEGEGGRETKESSVQDDMDRLDASEQGTHLDTDSDSETALADLALDVLHLLLMDHWSWLCTDNIQKVLHLLFGTLIQRWLEVQVANLTCTQRWVQYLQLLQESIWPGGVLPAVPKPARTEEQKKAAAEQALQSLMGVLPNVIQEMLGTGKCWMSWKLVLESLGQPVINRLSSKCETREAVWKSLAFHLEGGERYLKKQGLCRPISTSLEHHVEVHLDISPGGGKLISCKETVNV; this is encoded by the exons ATGCCAGCCCAGGGACCCTCAGGAGCCCAGCGGGCACTGCTGGTGCTGGTGGCCGTGCTGGGCTGGCTGCtggccctgcagctgctgctcgaCCTGCGGGTGTTGGGGCTGCTTTGCGGGGCACTGGCCGTGCTGGGTGGGTGGCTGGGCCCCCACGCTCTCAGCATTCCCGGCCGACGGCTGCGCTTGGAACGCTTCATCACCTCCCTGCGGCCCCCACCTCACTGTCCGGCAGCCGAGGGGCAGCTGGAGAGGGAGATCGCCAACACCATCCGGAAAGTGGTGCGGGACTTCGTCGCCTCCTGGTACCGCACTGTCTCCAGCGAACCAGCCTTCGAAGCCGAGGTGGAGAAGGCCATGACGGGCCTGGCCACCGAGCTGAGGCAGCGGATGGCGCGAATCGACCGCCAAGCCCTggcccgccgcctcctccttctctgtgGCCACCATTTGCAGAGCTACCTGCAGGCCCGTGAGGCCCTGAGAGGTGACCCGGAGGGCGGCCAGGCCCTGTGGCGAGAGTACAGCCGGCTGGCAGGGCCCCACCCTGCCCTCCACAGCCCGACAGCTGAGGTTGCCTATGCCCGGGCTGCTGTGGAGACGCTGCTGCGGGCACTGGTGCCTCAGCCCCACCTGGAGACGCGGACAGGACGCTTCGTGGTGGTGGAGCTGGTCACCTGCAATGTTCTGCTGCCGGCCATCAGGAAGATGGCTGATCCTGACTGGATCAACCTGCTGCTCATCGGAGCTTTCTCCAAGAAGTCCCGGAGAGAGGAGCCACCCTCTGCCCCCCCGGTGCCTGATTTCTTGCCCTTCCCGGTGCAGTTGGGCACCGCCCCTGCCATGCTGCCCCTCTCCCCGCGGGTCACAGAGGTGCCCAGGCGAGAGGCAGGGGCGGCTGGCGAGGAGGGAGAGGATCCAGTGAGCAGGTTATGCCATGCAGAGGAGCAGTTGCTCTGCCCGCGAGCCCTGGGTTCCCTCTTCTCTGAGGGTTTGGAGCTGGAGTCCCCTGGGCCAGATGTAGGCAAGGACACTGACCTACTGGCACCATCGCCTATGGGGGAGTTCCTTGATGAACCTCTCCAGGACACCTGCACTGTACTGGAGGGACCGGCCACTTCAGAGAATGGCGTGGGGGACCTGGAGGAGGGCATTCCCATCAGCTCAAATGCTGGACTTCTTTCCACCTCTGCTTTTGTGCCGAGCTCCTGCCCCGACATCCAGATTGACCCAGCAgttgagaaggaagaggaaagcccAACTGTCCTCCGGAAATCCTCGTCGCAGAGACCCTGCAGCTTGGGGAAGGATCTAGGTGCCGCAGAGGGCCCGCCACaaagtcccccagacccagGGCAGGCTCTGCCCCTGCTCTCATCCTCCCCAACGGCTTCTATCAGCACATTCAGCTTTGAGCCCCTCAGCAGCCCTGACGGGCCGGTCGTCATCCAGAACCTGCGGATAACCGGGACCATCACTGCCCGAGAGCACAGCGGGACCGGCTTCCACCCCTACACCCTGTACACCGTCAAG TATGAGACAGCCCTGGAAGGTGAGGGCGCAGGCAGCCTTCAGCAAATGGCTTACCATACCGTGAACCGCCGGTACCGAGAGTTCCTCAACCTGCAGACCAGActggaggagaaacaggagCTCCGCAAGTTCCTGAAAA ATATCAAAGGCCCGAAGAAACTGTTCCCAGATCTCCCATTTGGAAATATGGACAGTGATAAAGTGGAAGCCAGAAAGAGCCTGCTAGAATCTTTCTTGAAG CAATTATGTGCAGTCCCTGAGATTGCAAACAGCGAGGAGGTGCAGGAGTTCCTCGCCCTGAACACTGACGCCAGGATTGCATTTGTCAAGAAGCCCTTTGTTGTCTCCAGGATAGATAAG ATCGTTGTCAATGCCATTGTGGACACCTTGAAGACCGCGTTCCCCAGGTCAGAGCCCCAGAGCCCCACGGAGGATCTTAGCGAGTCTGAAGTGGATGGGAAATCTCAGACAGATGGGAAGAAGGCGAACAA GTCCAGGCTGAGATTCTCATCCAGTAAAATTGCTCCAGTGCTGAGTGTGAATGAAGCCCATGACAGGATCGTGTACTCTATCAGGGAGGGCAGCACT GGTTCTGGCACCCTGTCGCTGGCTGCTATGGAGTCCTTCATCCAGAAGcaagagaagctgctggaggcagTCCCCAGCAAAGCTCCCGAAGGTGAGGGAGGCAGAGAAACTAAGGAAAGCTCCGTGCAGGACGatatggacaggctggatgCATCGGAGCAGGGGACGCATCTGGACACGGACTCTG ACTCTGAGACGGCTTTGGCTGACTTGGCCCTGGACGTGCTTCATCTGCTGCTGATGGATCATTGGAGCTGGTTGTGCACGGACAACATCCAGAAGGTCTTGCACCTGCTCTTTGGGACCCTCATTCAAAG GTGGCTGGAAGTCCAAGTGGCCAACCTGACCTGCACCCAGCGTTGGGTCCAGTACCTCCAATTGCTACAGGAATCCATCTGGCCTGGAGGAGTTTTACCAGCAGTGCCTAAACCAGCCAGGacagaggaacagaagaaagcagcagcagagcaggccCTGCAGAGCCTGATGGGCGTCTTGCCTA ATGTGATCCAAGAAATGCTTGGAACCGGTAAATGCTGGATGAGCTGGAAGCTGGTACTGGAGTCCCTGGGCCAGCCTGTGATAAACAG GCTCTCCAGCAAGTGTGAAACCAGAGAAGCGGTGTGGAAATCTTTGGCCTTTCACCTGGAAGGAGGTGAAAGATACTTGAAGAAGCAGGGCTTGTGCAGACCCATCTCCACATCCCTTGAGCACCATGTGGAAGTTCACCTCGATATCAGTCCTGGAGGAGGAAAGCTGATAAGCTGTAAGGAAACAGTGAATgtctga